A genomic segment from Corythoichthys intestinalis isolate RoL2023-P3 chromosome 2, ASM3026506v1, whole genome shotgun sequence encodes:
- the aamp gene encoding angio-associated migratory cell protein, with translation MANTMQDSVELHGDEEIIEVIELNETENHPDNLADNLEDIDFKEASDSNDDSYGDSNDDSYDDENSDTEVEMETGYERDDSELTFSKHTGSVFCVSLDPVTNNLAVTGGKDDKAYVWAVSDGEVVLECTGHKDSVTCAGFSHDSSLVASGDMSGLIKVWKVETKEEIWSFEVGDLWWLEWHPFAPVLLAGTDDGNMWMWKIPSGDCKTFPGSGSRATTGKVFPDGKRAVVGYEDGTVRLWDLKQGNSIHVIKGQDGHQGALTCLACSKDGALVLTGSLDGCAKLINTATGKVVGMFSLNGGKAEDSKDEEDSNAVESVGFCNVLPLFAVGYLDGTLAIYDISTQVLRHSCRHEGGVVCLKWNESSSLVSTCSLDGALRQWDARTGNMVSEFRGHTSQILDFTMNREATVAVTASDDKRAKVFFL, from the exons ATGGCTAACACGATGCAAGATTCGGTGGAACTTCACGGAGACGAAGAAATAATTGAAGTTATCGAGCTTAACGAGACCGAAAACCATCCAG ATAACTTGGCAGACAATTTGGAGGACATTGACTTCAAAGAGGCAAGCGATTCAAATGACGATTCATATGGTGATTCAAATGACGATTCATATGACGATGAAAACTCGGACACAGAGGTTGAAATGGAAACGGGGTACGAGCGGGATGATAGCGAGCTAACCTTCTCCAAACACACCG GCTCTGTGTTCTGTGTGAGCTTGGATCCAGTCACCAACAACTTGGCAGTGACGGGAGGAAAAGATGATAAGGCGTATGTGTGGGCGGTGAGCGATGGTGAAGTTGTCTTGGAGTGCACAG GTCACAAAGACTCCGTCACGTGTGCTGGGTTCAGCCACGACTCCTCGCTTGTGGCTTCAGGTGACATGAGTGGCCTGATTAAAGTCTGGAAAGTGGAGACGAAAGAAGAGATCTGGTCTTTCGAAGTTGGTGATCTGTGG TGGTTGGAATGGCACCCATTTGCTCCAGTGCTCCTGGCAGGAACAGATGACGGTAACATGTGGATGTGGAAGATCCCCAGTGGAGATTGTAAAACCTTTCCGGGTTCCGGATCCCGGGCCACCACTGGCAAAGTCTTTCCTGATG GTAAACGCGCTGTTGTGGGTTATGAAGATGGAACTGTGCGCTTGTGGGACTTGAAGCAGGGCAACAGCATACACGTCATTAAAG GTCAGGATGGACATCAGGGGGCGCTGACATGTCTTGCATGCAGTAAAGACGGCGCTTTGGTACTAACGGGCTCGCTGGATGGTTGTGCTAAGCTCATCAATACTGCTACAGGCAAG GTCGTGGGCATGTTCTCTTTGAACGGGGGCAAAGCGGAAGATTCTAAGGATGAGGAGGACTCCAACGCAGTAGAATCGGTGGGATTCTgcaatgt CCTCCCGCTCTTCGCTGTGGGTTACTTGGATGGTACTTTGGCCATCTATGATATTTCCACGCAGGTCCTGCGACACAGCTGCAGGCATGAG GGTGGCGTTGTCTGCCTGAAGTGGAACGAGTCTTCTTCGCTGGTGTCCACCTGCAGTTTAGACGGAGCGCTACGCCAATGGGACGCTCGCACAGGCAACATGGTGTCAGAGTTTCGCGGTCACACTTCGCAGATCTTAGATTTCACAATGAACAG GGAAGCAACGGTAGCAGTCACTGCCTCCGATGACAAACGAGCCAAAGTCTTCTTCCTCTAA